The Fusarium falciforme chromosome 4, complete sequence genomic interval AAGGGCTGTATCACTTGAactctcctccttcatctctctctcctccacaaACAACGCAAGACAGATTCTCATTTCACCATTCCAATGACTGCCAAGAGCCTCTTGGTCGCTGCCACGGCGCTCTCGGGTGTCTCAGCCCTCCAGATTCCTCTCAATGTCCAGCTCCCGTGGAGCTCCTGGTCGCCTAGCTCGGGACCCAGCAGCGATGACCTCACCAGTCTGCCCTTGATCGATACCAAGGAATTGCAGAGCAGCATCAAGGCCGGGAACCTCGAGACGAGGGCCAAGGAGCTTTACGAGATTGCAAAGAatggagaggaggagtaTGGACATCCTACTCGTGTCATTGGTAGTGAAGGTGAGCTTGCCGATTTCGGCCGTGTTATCTgcatgatgctgatgattGCTAACTAGGCCACCTCGGCACATTGTCCTACATCCACGCtgagctggccaagctggGCGGCTACTATTCCGTCTCTAACCAGCAGTTCCCCGCCGTGTCGGGTAACGTTTTCGAGTCTcgcctcgtcctcggcaACTCGGTGCCCAAGGACGCGTCGCCCATGGGTCTGACTCCTCCCACCAAGAACAAGCAGCCCGTCTATGGagacctcgtcctcgtcaagaATGAGGGCTGCAGCGAGTCCGACTACCCCGAGACCCTCAAGGGCAACATTGCTCTCATCCTGCGAGGAACCTGCCCCTTTGGTACCAAGTCGGAGAATGCCGGCAAGGCTGGTGCTGTCGCCGCCGTGGTGTACAActacgagaaggaggaggttcATGGAACTCTGGGAACTCCTTCTCCTAACCATGTCGCTACTTTCGGCCTCGGTGGCGAGGAGGGCCAGGCCATTGctaagaagctcaaggatggCGAGAAGATTGATGCTATTGCGTACATTGacgccgaggtcaagaccaTCTCTACCACCAACATTATTGCCCAGACCCGTCTCGGTGACCCCGAGAACTGTGTGATGCTCGGTGGTCACAGTGACAGTGTCGCTGAGGGTCCTGGTATCAACGACGATGGCTCCGGCAGTATCTCCGTCCTTGAAGTCGCCACCCAGCTCTCCAAGTTCCGCGTCAACAACTGCGTGCGCTTCGCCTGGTGGGCCGCTGAAGAGGAGGGTCTCCTTGGTTCGGACCACTACGTTGCCGTGCtgcccgaggaggagaaccgCAAGATCCGCCTCTTCATGGACTACGACATGATGGGCAGCCCCAACTTTGCCTACCAGATCTACAACGCTACCAACTCTGAGAACCCCGCCGGCTCTGAGGAGCTGCGCAACCTGTACGTCGACTGGTACGAGGAGCAGGGTCTCAACTACACCTTTATCCCCTTTGACGGCCGCAGCGACTATGACGGATTCATCCGTGGTGGTATCCCCGCTGGTGGCATCGCTACTGGTGCCGAGGGcgtcaagaccaaggaggaggcagagCAGTTTGGTGGTATCGCTGGCCAGTGGTACGATCCTTGCTACCACCAGCTGTGCGACGACCTTGGCAACGTCAACTACACTGCCTGGGAGGTCAACACAAAGGTGAGTCGTGTATTGTGTCAAGACGAACGTGTAACTGACCAGCGTTACAGCTCATTGCCCATTCGGTGGCCACGTACGCCCTCTCGTTCAAGGACTTCCCTGAGCGTACAACCGAGGTTTCTGTCCAGGCCTACGctgacaaggtcaagatgcACGGAAACAAGTACATCATTTAAGAAGTGCACCAGACCCAATGGTCTTTTTTTAATTGATTGGATATCTCAACTGAATTTAAATGCTTAGATGAATCTTGTCCACCTTGTGAAAAACAAAGAACCCATTTACAATCATGAAAACCTTTGGGAATGCCCGTCTAACCCCAACCATCAAGCAAAAAGACAGCAAGCTAATCCGACCGGCCTTGAAGAAGCCTGCAATTACTAACCCTAACACCGAGTttgcatcctcgtcatcgttcCTGATGATTATCCTTCCCGAGGACacgtcctcttcatctttggtAATTCATACGCTAATAGTAATCCAGCCGTGTCATTCATCGCGCCGGCGTAAATTCATATGGAGTGCCGACAAGCACACCGCCTGTGACAAAATCACAGCCCCCGACCTGCTCGGGGATGTCAGGCACATAGTACTCGAAGTCGTCCCGCAGCTCCTCTAGTGTGACGGGCAGGATGAGGCGGGAGATGGCCTTTCGATCGGCGAGGGTGCCCGGGTTGGAGGGCCAAGATCCGGGGGTGGGACCCACTTCTGCACGGGCGATCGCGGAGGTCTCGGCGGGCTGGGCACCGGGGGACGGAGGCTTGGCGGCCGAGGATCCGGGCCGGCTGCCGCTTCGCAAACGGGATGCGAGACCAACGTTGAAGGTGAGAAGTCGACTAATGCGGTGGGCAAGTTCGTCGCGGCTAATTTTTGCGTCCTTTTCCCCGGGGCTGGTATTTCCATCCAGTCAGCCATTCTGCGGTCTGTGCGAACAAACGGGAGGGGGCAGGGATATGATTCTGTGGGTTATGTGGCCTGCTCACCAGTTTATTAcggtcatcatcatggcgatTGACAGATTATGCCACCGGACACGGGCGCACAGGGCCCTTATGCGCTTCTCCAGGTGTCTTGTGGCATCTTCAGGGCTCGAGCGcgcagcctcctcgtcgagtGCGCAGCACAGGGAATACATGCGAGAAAAGGCGAGAACTGTGTCGGTCAGAGTGGCgaccagctcatcaagaccgaTCCATGTTGCGCGAGCTGGGAATGGAATTTGTGCATTCTCGATGAGGCTGAGAGTCTTGCAGAGGGCGTGAATCGAAGAGCGACACTCCTTGACCTCACGGAGGAAAAGGTTCAGAATAGCCGTGTCGTGCTGAGGTGAGATGTTGAGATCGATGAGAGTGTCGATAGCAGTGGCGCCGACAGCGAGAAGCCCGGCGATGGCGGTGGACGCAGGGAGGCCGACGACGGCGGGGTCCATGTCGGCCTGCAGAGCGGAAGGCATTTACATGAACGGTTCGACGGAGGCGGGCTTGGAGGTGCTACGCCTAGGAATTGGGAAGCACAGGTTTGGTAATTTGTTTGATTTGAGGCTCAAAGGCACACAAGATGTGAGTGAGTTGAATGGGCGGCGCGATCGAGTTATTTGCTTGGCAGAGGCGCTTCTAGGCCGGCCCCCCTGGACTCTTGAGTAGCCCAAGACAAGGCGAGACAagacactttttttttttttggaggggaggggagggggacgAACAGGGCCAAGAGAAAATGGGGGGAACAATAGACAGCGAGGGCGGGGGGAAAGAGAGGGGAGAAAGAGACAGACGGTCGTCGTGGGAAGGGATGTATGTATTACAGCGAAGGGGGGAGAACTGGAACTGGGACTGGGGGGGGCTGCCGCCTATTCTTAGTCTACCGCCGCAAAGTAAGGGCCTCGTCGCGTCCTGGAAGAAACGGCACGAACAGATTCAAGGGCAAGCTTGGGGACGAAGCCGTACTTCCGAGACAGGACGGACTGCCCTCCACTAGAAGCTTAGCTATTGGGGGGGGGGTGTGGGCTTTCATGGGGTGGCTCGTGGGTAGGATCGTGGTGCCGAGGAAGCGAGGTGGGACTTGAAGGGAATAGAACGgttgttgacgatgacgggGATGAATAGATTGGAGATGGATTATCTGTGTAAGATGAAGAGATACAGATTGCTGAAGAGAGGAACAGCAGACCATCCAGAGATAATTATCCGTCTGTTTGCTTGTGTCTTGCTGATCCCGCTGATGGAAACCAGACCCTGACAAGCCTGAAGCCCTGAAATTCATTCCAAAACCGGGCGTCTACAACTTGTGGATGTCGCCGTGCCGACTTGCCGGGGTCGATTGGGCGCGATCGGATACCGGCACGGCGCGGTGAGATGATGCTATCCCCCacttttttccccttctcccctcTGTCGTTTCTCTTTattctcatcctcttcagtcTTTGATTGATTCATTTTGATATCGTGTTTGGCTATAAAGAAACCCTCGCTCGGCATATACATTCCGGTTTTGAGTTGCCGAGTGGAATGGACGATCAATCCACGAGCCGGTATGCCGAACACTAACGAGATGGCTAGTTGTTTTTCTCACGCGTCGtcaccttttttttttttttttattcccACCTTGACGCATCACGGGGTTATTGTCATTTGGTTTCACCGGTGGcggtctctctctctttgacGTACGAAACGACGGCTCTGACGGCATCGTGCGTAAACAGATCCAAGCAAGGGTGGATGATGTGAAGAAAAGGTGATGATTTATTACCACTAATTTACAGTCTGACTCAGCAACATTCTCGTTCCTGAATTTCCGCCATGTGCAACCTAGCTACACTCGCAGCCGCGTCATCTCTCGGCCCGTCCAGAACGGCGTTCAGACGGGAAAACCTCACACTTACCATCGCCGCCTCTCCGAAGGCCCATCTCCGCCTCTGTAGGCGCGATTACGGTCCGCTAGTGCCCTCAACTGAGTCTCGTTGACGGCCTCTCGTTTGCGCCATGCGATATAGGAAGGGTCGGACAGCTCTTCCTCGGTGAGGTTGCCGTAGGCTCTCATCCGCTCCATGCTCTCCCGGAAGAGGTCCTGCGCTTCGGGGTTGTTCTCGAATTTGGCGTTGATGTCGCCATCTTCGCCTGTCTCGCGTCCGTATTGGTATTGAGGGCGTGTCGTCTCGCGGCCGCGCTCAGTCCTGGAGAAGGGGTCAGGGTTCGCCTCGCGTTGGGTGTTGGGGAAGCGCCTATCTCTGCCGATATCACCTCCGTATGGAGCACCGCCGTAAGGGCTGCCGGTGTTCCGTGCCTGTGGGGCGCCATTGCCGGTGTCCCGTCCACGTTGACCGGAGTATGGGTTGTCTGTCTCCCGTCCGCGTTGACCCGAGTATGGGTTGCCGGTGTCCCGTCCGTATTGGGTACCAGAGAAGGCATCACGGCCAGTCTCACGTCCTGCTCCAAAGTCGCCATAGCTGGCCATGCCACCCATACCGgcatctcgtcgtcgtcgaggctcGTCAAAGCCAGGCTCGTCGAAGCGCTGTTGGGCACGATCTCTCCCATCACCACGCCGAGGCCTTCCAAAGGCATCAAAACGTGATTCGCCTCCTAGAGTGAGACCGCTGAGCTGGTCCTGAAGGCTTCTCTCCTCTGGCAGTCTGTCGTGCATGCGACGGCGCTCCTCAAACTCGATGTGACGGGCGCGGGGAGGATCCAGAGGGGCTCGGTAGTCGACGTTTACCTCGCGGCGGCGCTCGTGATGGCGGCTGGAAGAACTGTAACGGTCTAGTCCATCGGCCTCACGATGACCTCCAAACCACGGGTTTGCGCTCTCGAGCTCCGATCTTCGCTGACTCATAAAGTCATTGCGGCGACTGGTCAACATCTGGTACTCATCGTTAGTGACGCTCCCAAACGCGCTGGAGACGGACTCAGGAGTTATGGGCCGGCCCTCAGACTCGAGTGAGTCGACGGCCCCGTAAAAGAACCGCACGGCTCCGGGCTCAATGGTCTCGGCCTCTCTCGGCCAGTCCCCGTTGTCGATCCGGTTAAGCCACTCCCCCGAGGCCGTGCAGCGGTGGCACTTTGGCTGGACGTCCCCGTTGGGGTCCTCGGGCTTGGTGAGCGGCGCGTCAAACACGGTGTCCGGGCTCGTCTTGGCGTCAGGCACCGTGAACGTCTTGGACGCTTCGCCGCAGCTGCAGGCCAGCGCCGTCCGGCAGCAAGGACACTTCTTATCCTCGCCTCCGACGCCAGACTCCTCCGCCTGTCTAAGACACCCCCTGCACATGGCGTGTCCGCAGAAGAGTACCACACAGATGGGCGCGTTCCCCGATGGCCTGTGGAAGGTGGTGATGTCAAAAGATTCGAAGCAGACAGGGCACTGAGGCTCCATGCGTTGACTCGGCGGCTGACCTGCTGGGTTCTGCAGGATGGCGTTCTTGATGTTGGGCCAGAAGTGCTCTGGCCCGTTTGCAGACGACATGGTGCTGCGTGGCATGGTTGCTGTTTTGGTTGGTGAGTAAAGGGTGAGTTGCGTagatggtggtgttgctTTGCTGTAGCGTTGATATCTACACTTGATTGAGTGTAGAAGAGTGAGCTGTGAGTGATGAGATGAGAGTAAGTTTGAAGGCAACTTGTAAGCCATTATATAGTTGAGCTCAACATCACTGCCTTTGATATATTCCATCATGTTAAGATGAACGTCTTGGAACTGGTGGATGTGAACAGTCAATTATCGAGTACTAGAACATGAACCATATAGAAAGAACCGTTCACGAGACAAAGTCATGGTTAATGTCGTCCGAACAAAGCAGCGACCATATAAACAGGCACCATATTCAGTGAACATGTTGGCAAACACTCGACACTCATGGATATACAATGAATTTCTACTATTCATTCTATCTACCACTTGCAGCATGTACATCATTACAACATGTACACTCAGTTTTCAGtcgccttgacctcctcctcccctttcctcctctcctcggCAATAATCTCCTCCACCGTCTTGGTGCTCACGCCCTCACCAAAGTACTTCTCCGACAGCTCCACGCAGCGAAGGTTGGCCGACAACTTGTTCATCGTCTCCATCCACTCATCCGTCGGGTCGCTGTCATAGACGATGCCACCACCCGCCTGCATGTACGCAACGCCGTCCTTGACGAGCATGGTGCGGATGGCGATGCAGGTGTCCATGGGTCCCTCATCCATAAAGATCTTGTCCTCGGGCTTGCTGTTGTCGTCCACTCTTACCACGTCGTAACCAAACCAGCCGGCGGCGCCTGCGTAGATTCCTCGCTTCTCCTGCTCCAAGTCGTAGATCAGCTCCATGGCTCGGATCTTGGGGGCGCCTGATACGGTTCCAGCAGGGAAGATGGATCGAAGGGCGTCCCAGCGTGTGCACTCGGGGCGCAACACGCCTGAGACCTCAGAAGTCAAGTGCTGGACGTGAGAGAATCGATCGATCCTCATCAACCGGTCAACCTTGACCGTGGTAGGGTGGCAGACTCGGTTCACGTCGTTACGAGCGAGGTCGACAAGCATGACGTGCTCAGCGCGGTCCTTCTTAGAAGCCTGAAGCTGAGCcgcaagctcatcatcctcggcggCATTCTTTCCACGGTGAATGGTGCCAGCAATAGCATGGTTAACGATGCGAGGCCGTGAGCGagcctcggcggcggtgTAGCCAAACCGAGAGTCCGAAGGGAGAGGGGCATATCCGTCAGTCTTCATAAGACACTCAGGCGAAGCACCGACAATGTGAAAGTCGGCGCATGAAAGAAAAAACACATAAGGTGAGGGATTCAGTGTGCGGAGGGTCCTGTAAATGTTGAAGGGGTGAAGCTTGGTGCTGCGGGAAAACCTCTGTGACGGCACAGCCTGGATAATGTCTCCCTTGACAATATACTTCTTGAGCTCCGTGACAAACGTCTCGTAGCCCTTTCGGCCAACATTTGACGAATACTGTAGCTCCGAGTCTGATTGGGGACCCAATGTCTGGGTGGGAAGGGGAGTGTCAGGCTGGTAGATGATGTCGAGAGTCTTTCGCAGCGTAGCACAAGCCTCATCGTAGGCGGGTTGGAGATCATCCGAGGGATTCTCGGGAAGTTTCATGTGGGTGACGATAGTCAAAGTCGAGCGGAAGTGATCCAGGGCAATAATGGTGTCGAACAACATGAACAGAGCCTCGGGGATCTTGAGGTTGTCCTTGAGCGGTCGTTCGGTCTTGGGCTCAAAGTACTTGATGCAGTCGTACGAGACGTAACCCACGGCACCGCCGGAAAGCTTGGGAAGTCGTAGGGAGGGGATATCAAGGACTCGGTCTTTGGAGAGttcggcctcgagggctcGGAGAGGGTCGCCAACATGATCGTAGCCGTCGCCGGTTGTCAAGACTTTTCGGGGGTCTGAAGGACTTAGACATTGTTTCACTTGGGGGAACACAGGGGAGCCTACTGGCGCCAATGAAGCTATACCGTCCAACAGTTTCGGTACTTCCAGTTGCACTCTCCAGGAGAAATGAGTATTCGGCCGTCGCTCTATAAGTCGTGAGTCACAGGTCGAGCGGTCTAAGCTAGAACAGAAGGTATTTACCCTGACGAGAGCTTCAGATACACGGCAGAAGGAGTCAGGAGATCGGCGGGGGTGGAGGCGCAGACGGGGAGGAGAGTAGGACGGTTCGAGTCGGACCAGGCCTGGTTGAAGGCATCGCGAGCTTCATCGGCAGAAGGCCGTATCTCGAGCTGACGATCAATGAGTCTACTATCCATGGTGAATTGAGGATGATTGGGATGGCT includes:
- a CDS encoding RING-type domain-containing protein → MPRSTMSSANGPEHFWPNIKNAILQNPAGQPPSQRMEPQCPVCFESFDITTFHRPSGNAPICVVLFCGHAMCRGCLRQAEESGVGGEDKKCPCCRTALACSCGEASKTFTVPDAKTSPDTVFDAPLTKPEDPNGDVQPKCHRCTASGEWLNRIDNGDWPREAETIEPGAVRFFYGAVDSLESEGRPITPESVSSAFGSVTNDEYQMLTSRRNDFMSQRRSELESANPWFGGHREADGLDRYSSSSRHHERRREVNVDYRAPLDPPRARHIEFEERRRMHDRLPEERSLQDQLSGLTLGGESRFDAFGRPRRGDGRDRAQQRFDEPGFDEPRRRRDAGMGGMASYGDFGAGRETGRDAFSGTQYGRDTGNPYSGQRGRETDNPYSGQRGRDTGNGAPQARNTGSPYGGAPYGGDIGRDRRFPNTQREANPDPFSRTERGRETTRPQYQYGRETGEDGDINAKFENNPEAQDLFRESMERMRAYGNLTEEELSDPSYIAWRKREAVNETQLRALADRNRAYRGGDGPSERRRW
- a CDS encoding Peptide hydrolase; its protein translation is MTAKSLLVAATALSGVSALQIPLNVQLPWSSWSPSSGPSSDDLTSLPLIDTKELQSSIKAGNLETRAKELYEIAKNGEEEYGHPTRVIGSEGHLGTLSYIHAELAKLGGYYSVSNQQFPAVSGNVFESRLVLGNSVPKDASPMGLTPPTKNKQPVYGDLVLVKNEGCSESDYPETLKGNIALILRGTCPFGTKSENAGKAGAVAAVVYNYEKEEVHGTLGTPSPNHVATFGLGGEEGQAIAKKLKDGEKIDAIAYIDAEVKTISTTNIIAQTRLGDPENCVMLGGHSDSVAEGPGINDDGSGSISVLEVATQLSKFRVNNCVRFAWWAAEEEGLLGSDHYVAVLPEEENRKIRLFMDYDMMGSPNFAYQIYNATNSENPAGSEELRNLYVDWYEEQGLNYTFIPFDGRSDYDGFIRGGIPAGGIATGAEGVKTKEEAEQFGGIAGQWYDPCYHQLCDDLGNVNYTAWEVNTKLIAHSVATYALSFKDFPERTTEVSVQAYADKVKMHGNKYII